Proteins encoded by one window of Emticicia oligotrophica DSM 17448:
- a CDS encoding lactate utilization protein B, with product MNHPKLAEQFNYDFERTTWHDETLWFVRQKRDKAIYPIPEFQELRSLASSIKDHTLSNLDNYLIEFEQNANKNGVQVHWAADAAEHNQIVLDIIKKSAKVEGRNIRMVKSKSMLTEECHLNPFLQKNNIDVVDTDLGERIVQFRDEPPSHIVMPAIHLKKEDVGDTFHEYLGTKKGEKDPQVLTEAARQHLREKFVAADIALTGVNFAIAETGSFVVCTNEGNADLGVNLAPVHIACMGIEKLIPKLEHLSVFTRLLARSATGQPVTTYTSHFTKAAEGKELHIVIVDNGRTQQLGRADFRNSLKCIRCGACMNTCPVYRRSGGHSYDFTVPGPIGSILSPNIDLHKYSSLPFASTLCGSCSDVCPVKIDIHVQLYKWRQIVGKENELSSTKKWGMKGLARMLEMPKVYDLGGKLARGALRVLPHSLTHNKAINPWAKARELPDAPKQSFKEWYEENRKNS from the coding sequence ATGAACCACCCAAAATTAGCAGAACAGTTCAACTACGACTTTGAACGTACAACTTGGCATGACGAAACCCTTTGGTTTGTACGTCAGAAACGCGATAAAGCCATTTATCCAATTCCCGAATTTCAAGAACTTCGTTCGTTGGCTTCTTCTATAAAAGACCATACGTTAAGTAATTTGGATAATTATTTAATAGAATTTGAGCAAAATGCCAATAAAAATGGCGTGCAAGTGCATTGGGCTGCCGATGCCGCTGAGCATAATCAGATTGTATTAGATATCATCAAGAAGTCAGCAAAAGTTGAGGGAAGAAATATTCGTATGGTTAAAAGCAAATCAATGCTTACCGAAGAATGTCATTTGAACCCTTTTCTACAAAAAAATAATATTGATGTAGTGGATACCGACTTAGGAGAACGCATCGTACAATTTCGCGATGAACCTCCAAGTCATATTGTTATGCCAGCCATTCACTTAAAAAAAGAAGATGTGGGTGATACTTTTCACGAATATTTAGGTACAAAAAAAGGCGAAAAAGACCCGCAAGTACTTACTGAAGCTGCTCGTCAGCACCTCCGTGAAAAATTTGTGGCGGCTGATATTGCACTTACAGGTGTAAACTTTGCTATTGCCGAAACTGGTAGTTTTGTTGTGTGCACCAATGAAGGCAATGCCGACTTAGGCGTTAATTTAGCTCCCGTACACATTGCTTGTATGGGCATAGAAAAACTCATTCCCAAATTAGAGCATCTTTCAGTTTTTACTCGACTTTTAGCTCGTAGTGCTACTGGTCAGCCAGTTACTACTTATACCTCGCATTTTACGAAAGCGGCTGAAGGCAAAGAACTTCACATTGTGATTGTTGATAATGGACGTACCCAACAATTAGGACGTGCTGATTTTAGAAATTCTTTGAAATGTATTCGTTGTGGAGCATGTATGAATACTTGCCCTGTGTATCGCCGAAGTGGTGGGCATAGCTATGATTTTACAGTACCCGGACCAATTGGGTCGATACTTTCTCCTAATATTGATTTACATAAATATAGTAGTTTGCCGTTTGCAAGTACACTTTGTGGTTCTTGTTCAGATGTTTGTCCAGTAAAAATTGATATTCACGTTCAATTATATAAATGGCGACAAATTGTAGGTAAAGAAAATGAACTTTCAAGCACTAAAAAGTGGGGTATGAAAGGCCTTGCAAGAATGTTAGAAATGCCCAAAGTTTATGATTTAGGAGGAAAACTTGCACGTGGAGCATTGCGTGTATTACCGCATAGTCTTACTCATAACAAGGCTATAAATCCTTGGGCAAAAGCACGCGAACTGCCTGATGCTCCAAAACAAAGTTTTAAAGAGTGGTATGAAGAAAACCGTAAAAATTCATGA
- a CDS encoding LutC/YkgG family protein produces MSSRDRILGSIATNKPQLVELPEVPVFEGDGSIERFKTVLEGIGGKVVEVAGKEAIQGVIDEYYSDLKNVASILVSANIAVDENTPKNTLEQVDLAVIQGEVGVAENGTIWVPSTNMLNRALPFITQHLVLVLDKKNIVANMHGAYKQIGGVGSYGVFIAGPSKTADIEQSLVIGAHGARSMMAVIY; encoded by the coding sequence ATGAGTAGCAGAGATAGAATTTTAGGCAGTATCGCCACCAATAAGCCTCAGTTGGTTGAACTGCCAGAAGTCCCCGTATTTGAAGGAGATGGAAGTATCGAACGCTTCAAAACCGTTTTAGAGGGAATTGGGGGAAAAGTAGTTGAGGTAGCTGGAAAAGAGGCTATACAAGGCGTTATAGATGAATATTATAGCGATTTAAAAAATGTGGCATCAATACTTGTGAGTGCGAATATTGCGGTTGATGAAAACACGCCTAAAAACACATTAGAGCAAGTTGATTTAGCGGTTATACAAGGTGAAGTAGGTGTGGCCGAAAATGGTACTATTTGGGTTCCTTCAACCAACATGCTCAATCGAGCATTGCCATTTATTACTCAACATTTGGTTTTAGTGCTTGATAAGAAAAATATAGTTGCCAATATGCATGGAGCTTATAAGCAAATTGGCGGTGTTGGTAGCTATGGTGTATTTATTGCTGGGCCTTCAAAAACCGCTGATATTGAGCAGTCATTAGTCATTGGAGCACACGGTGCAAGAAGTATGATGGCTGTGATTTATTGA
- a CDS encoding LytR/AlgR family response regulator transcription factor: protein MLKAIAIDDEPMALEVIKAHAKKVTFLDLKETFVSATEALTYLKESPIDLVFLDINMPDVTGLDFSQLLPQDTSVIFTTAYSQYAVDAFNLNALDYLLKPIDFSRFMKACQKAYENTNDETPKVPYLFVKDGYDLVRVSIDDLHFVESEGNYLTFKESDKKTVTRMTMTEAIEMLPKSDFFRVHKSYIINLNHVKKIERHQVWVGNDPVPIAANYREELMEILKRIWMVK, encoded by the coding sequence ATGCTCAAAGCAATTGCCATAGATGATGAGCCAATGGCTCTGGAAGTAATTAAAGCCCACGCCAAGAAAGTTACTTTCCTTGATTTGAAAGAGACTTTTGTTAGTGCAACTGAAGCTTTGACTTATTTAAAAGAAAGTCCAATCGACTTAGTATTTTTGGATATTAATATGCCTGATGTAACAGGCCTTGATTTTTCGCAGTTACTTCCACAAGATACTTCAGTTATTTTCACCACTGCTTATTCGCAGTATGCTGTTGATGCTTTTAACCTCAATGCTCTTGATTATCTATTGAAACCCATTGATTTTAGTCGATTCATGAAAGCTTGTCAAAAAGCTTATGAAAATACCAACGATGAAACGCCCAAAGTACCCTATTTATTTGTAAAAGATGGATACGATTTAGTTCGTGTAAGCATTGATGATTTACATTTTGTTGAATCTGAGGGAAATTATCTCACTTTTAAAGAATCTGATAAGAAAACAGTTACTCGAATGACAATGACTGAAGCCATTGAGATGTTACCGAAATCTGATTTCTTCCGTGTCCATAAATCTTATATTATTAACCTTAACCACGTAAAAAAGATTGAGCGTCATCAGGTTTGGGTTGGAAATGACCCTGTGCCTATTGCTGCTAATTATCGAGAAGAATTAATGGAAATCTTGAAGCGAATCTGGATGGTAAAATAG
- a CDS encoding sensor histidine kinase codes for MNFLFGNLLDKAYWKEVLIPFFKRHWLIILSILTALSIAHTLWYFTYKQPFSELIDTFLKFKQNKNYNKNYSSWYQLGYLGATLIRSQSFLFSLIGSSILIAEFNYQFLFKNLFVDEGRKGKFFYFVVLIFFYFFIFIVLLSSFGVKSEPLGLHSFITNVWIGFSVIYSVIQYVSESHKRIRELAIQKTKVELSALKAQINPHFLFNVLNNLYGTAIVEESPKTAEGIQQLSSIMRHVVEGTKNERITADKEVQFLYDFIELNKMRIPKRENIKIKIDIDFDEQPTQIAPLLVIPYIENAFKFGISINQESFIDISFKIENQQLHFSCRNSIIKQVDKLEIGTSTGLENTRRRLILNYPQRHHLKISNDNNVFEVVLDVNLI; via the coding sequence ATGAATTTTTTGTTTGGAAACTTATTAGATAAAGCCTACTGGAAAGAAGTTTTAATTCCTTTCTTTAAAAGGCATTGGCTTATTATCTTGAGTATCCTAACGGCTCTTTCGATTGCTCATACCCTATGGTATTTTACTTATAAACAGCCTTTTTCTGAGCTTATAGATACTTTTCTAAAGTTTAAACAAAACAAAAATTATAATAAGAATTATTCTTCATGGTACCAATTAGGCTATCTAGGTGCCACCTTGATACGTTCACAAAGTTTTCTTTTTAGTCTTATTGGGAGTTCAATACTAATCGCCGAATTCAACTATCAATTCTTATTCAAAAATCTGTTTGTTGACGAAGGAAGGAAAGGGAAGTTCTTCTATTTTGTGGTACTTATTTTCTTTTACTTTTTTATTTTCATTGTTTTGCTTAGCTCTTTTGGAGTAAAATCCGAACCACTTGGCTTACATTCATTTATTACCAATGTATGGATTGGCTTTTCGGTGATATATTCAGTTATACAGTATGTATCAGAATCGCACAAAAGGATTCGAGAATTGGCCATTCAAAAAACAAAAGTCGAGCTTTCGGCATTGAAAGCACAAATAAACCCACACTTTTTGTTTAATGTACTCAATAATCTTTATGGCACCGCCATTGTTGAAGAAAGTCCCAAAACCGCCGAAGGAATTCAGCAGCTTTCGAGTATTATGAGACATGTAGTTGAAGGCACAAAAAACGAGCGAATTACAGCAGATAAAGAAGTGCAATTTTTGTATGATTTTATAGAATTAAACAAAATGCGTATTCCGAAAAGAGAGAATATCAAGATTAAAATTGATATTGATTTCGACGAACAACCCACCCAAATTGCACCTTTACTGGTGATTCCATACATAGAAAATGCCTTTAAATTTGGAATCAGTATTAACCAAGAAAGTTTTATTGATATTTCGTTTAAAATTGAAAATCAGCAACTCCATTTTTCTTGCAGAAATAGTATTATCAAACAAGTAGATAAATTAGAAATTGGCACTTCAACAGGTTTAGAAAATACTCGCCGCCGTTTGATACTTAATTATCCTCAACGTCATCATTTAAAGATTTCGAATGATAATAATGTATTTGAAGTAGTCTTAGACGTAAATTTAATATAA